Proteins found in one Streptococcus iniae genomic segment:
- a CDS encoding ferrous iron transport protein A — MKLSEAEIGVSYLILSVDLPSDYQRHLANLGLKKDTSLKLLSKTKENAIIMLLSSRLAFDYTVLDAIDVIPTQGIDKTVALSELKVSDYAFIEGIYANKAIKRRLMDMGLTKGTKIHLRKVAPLGDPLEISLRGYELSIRKSEAQLISVFKIEDEIVNEKNSFNR, encoded by the coding sequence ATGAAGTTATCAGAAGCAGAAATTGGTGTTTCTTACCTTATTTTATCAGTTGATTTACCGTCAGATTATCAGAGGCATCTTGCTAATTTAGGATTAAAAAAAGATACGAGTCTTAAGTTATTATCAAAGACAAAAGAAAATGCTATTATCATGCTTTTATCTAGTCGTTTAGCTTTTGATTACACTGTCTTAGATGCTATTGATGTTATACCAACACAAGGAATAGATAAAACAGTTGCTTTATCAGAGTTAAAGGTTTCTGATTATGCTTTTATAGAAGGCATTTATGCCAATAAAGCTATTAAACGCCGTTTAATGGATATGGGCTTAACCAAAGGAACAAAGATTCATTTGAGAAAAGTGGCACCTTTAGGAGATCCACTGGAAATTAGTTTACGAGGGTATGAACTCAGTATTCGTAAATCAGAGGCTCAACTTATTAGTGTTTTTAAGATAGAAGATGAGATAGTAAATGAAAAAAATAGCTTTAATAGGTAA